Proteins encoded in a region of the Flammeovirga yaeyamensis genome:
- a CDS encoding glycosyltransferase family protein, producing MQKKIVFSVNGFSRRGTEVAIYDYAYFNETILGNTSYIIYSLENNAKHETHDDEVFKKFKTQFDDRMSGYSSHDDAQSIIDEIKPDCIYFLRAGKQDHELYNGYRNAIHVVFDYYKPYGDDYFYISEYLARKRGKFRSSYVPHIIHMPEVNTDLREKLGIPKDATVVGRYGGATTFDLTFVHEAITEAVQEDENLYILFANTNKFFDHPRVIHLDPIYTLEEKATFINTCDAYLHARSEGETFGLAIAEFHILGKNVLTSKSKKDNAHLDILGDECYLYHDKSSCKKLLFNAKSLPKKNYDVYKQFSPEKVMQIFNEVVIEEKQYLPTAQNLYQNFLKMIFQ from the coding sequence ATGCAAAAAAAAATAGTTTTCAGTGTTAATGGTTTTAGTCGACGAGGTACAGAAGTCGCTATATATGATTATGCCTATTTTAATGAAACAATATTAGGCAATACATCTTATATCATTTATTCATTAGAAAATAATGCTAAGCATGAAACACATGATGATGAGGTTTTCAAAAAATTTAAAACTCAATTTGATGACCGAATGTCAGGCTATAGTTCTCATGATGATGCACAATCAATAATTGATGAGATTAAACCTGATTGTATCTATTTTTTAAGAGCTGGAAAACAGGATCATGAACTGTATAATGGATATCGAAATGCTATTCATGTAGTATTCGATTATTACAAACCTTACGGAGATGATTACTTTTATATTTCAGAGTATTTAGCCCGTAAAAGAGGAAAGTTCCGTTCTTCATATGTTCCGCATATCATTCATATGCCTGAAGTAAATACCGACTTAAGAGAAAAATTAGGGATTCCTAAAGACGCTACTGTCGTTGGAAGATATGGAGGAGCAACTACTTTTGATCTCACATTTGTACATGAGGCGATTACGGAAGCTGTTCAAGAAGACGAAAACCTTTACATCTTGTTTGCTAACACGAATAAGTTCTTCGATCATCCTAGAGTTATACATTTAGATCCCATTTATACCTTAGAGGAAAAGGCTACATTTATCAATACCTGTGATGCCTATTTACATGCTAGATCTGAAGGTGAAACATTTGGTTTAGCCATTGCAGAATTCCATATTTTAGGAAAAAATGTACTTACTTCTAAAAGTAAAAAAGACAATGCTCATCTGGATATTTTGGGAGATGAGTGTTATTTATACCACGATAAATCTTCTTGTAAAAAACTTTTATTCAATGCTAAATCATTACCAAAGAAGAATTATGATGTCTACAAACAGTTTTCTCCAGAAAAGGTAATGCAAATATTTAATGAAGTGGTGATTGAAGAAAAGCAATATTTACCCACGGCTCAAAACCTTTATCAAAATTTTTTAAAAATGATTTTTCAATAA
- a CDS encoding glycosyltransferase family 17 protein — MNTTQERKIYDCFMLFNELDLLEIRLKLYYEHVDHFVIVECNQSFVGKEKGFCFEENKDRYSQFLDKIIYIKLENELTSADAWENEATHRNAIMRGLTEANDEDTIFIADLDEFYDIKLLDRNKSFDKILKIDIPHYNYFLNYKTNSIFDLTFVSNLKEIKNSDKTLDQIRKSSDFGHIEYDPKNDKSAHMSYVFGNDIEMYVYKLKSFSHQEFNKKPFITHKHIKHCLKFPTDLFMRKGIWIDCIPPEETMFADIYKDYPHLFQTKTDPKPSNISEYIFTFRRNIYKNSKKFSAKKYQF; from the coding sequence ATGAACACTACACAAGAGAGAAAAATATACGATTGTTTCATGTTATTCAATGAACTTGATTTACTTGAAATTAGGCTTAAGTTATACTATGAACACGTTGATCATTTTGTAATTGTTGAGTGTAATCAAAGTTTCGTGGGAAAGGAAAAAGGTTTTTGTTTTGAAGAAAATAAAGATCGATACAGTCAATTCTTAGATAAGATTATCTATATCAAACTAGAAAATGAATTAACTTCTGCGGATGCTTGGGAAAACGAGGCAACTCATAGAAATGCAATTATGAGAGGTCTTACCGAAGCAAATGATGAAGATACTATATTCATTGCCGACCTTGATGAATTTTATGATATCAAATTGTTAGATCGCAATAAGAGTTTTGATAAAATATTGAAAATAGATATCCCACATTATAACTATTTCTTAAATTATAAAACAAACTCAATTTTTGATTTAACTTTTGTCTCTAATCTTAAAGAGATCAAGAACAGCGACAAAACATTGGATCAGATCCGAAAATCATCTGATTTTGGTCATATAGAGTATGATCCTAAGAATGATAAATCGGCACATATGTCTTATGTTTTCGGAAATGATATTGAAATGTATGTGTATAAATTAAAAAGCTTCTCTCACCAAGAGTTTAATAAGAAGCCTTTTATCACGCATAAGCATATCAAGCATTGCTTAAAATTCCCTACGGATTTATTCATGAGAAAAGGAATATGGATCGATTGTATCCCTCCTGAGGAGACAATGTTTGCTGATATCTATAAGGATTATCCTCATTTATTTCAAACGAAAACAGATCCCAAACCTAGTAATATATCAGAATATATTTTCACATTTAGAAGAAATATATACAAGAACTCAAAAAAGTTTTCAGCTAAAAAATACCAATTCTAA
- a CDS encoding DUF4422 domain-containing protein, which produces MIFVIHHKEYPFAKNATFQPLHCGKEISDKELYILGDNTGDHISEKNRYINELTGLYWIWKNYNYQESDFIGICHYRRFFNFRKLNPFHDKYRNADAFKKDDILNFYHENLGDQIKSDLKKYDVILPRKQYWKHLSIKSQYLSSHHEEDWNIMIDVLLSKYPEYKATLEKIENKIPTHCYIYNMFITKPEIFEKFMTWMFDIIFEIEKRIQFRQESYQNRTIGFLAERLTNIYFHHNVYKVKHYQIAFIED; this is translated from the coding sequence ATGATTTTTGTAATCCATCATAAAGAATACCCTTTTGCTAAGAATGCTACTTTTCAACCTTTGCATTGTGGTAAAGAGATTTCCGATAAAGAACTATATATTTTAGGTGATAACACCGGAGATCATATTTCTGAAAAAAACAGATATATAAACGAGCTGACAGGCTTGTATTGGATTTGGAAAAACTATAATTATCAAGAATCTGATTTTATTGGAATCTGTCATTATAGAAGATTTTTTAACTTCAGAAAATTAAACCCATTTCACGATAAATACAGAAATGCTGATGCTTTTAAGAAAGATGATATCTTAAATTTTTATCACGAGAATTTAGGAGATCAGATCAAATCTGACTTAAAAAAGTACGATGTAATTCTTCCTAGAAAACAATATTGGAAACACCTTTCTATTAAATCTCAATACCTGAGTAGTCATCATGAAGAAGATTGGAATATAATGATTGATGTTCTATTGAGTAAATACCCTGAGTACAAGGCGACTTTAGAAAAAATAGAAAATAAGATTCCAACACATTGTTATATCTACAATATGTTTATCACCAAGCCAGAGATTTTTGAGAAATTTATGACTTGGATGTTTGATATCATTTTTGAAATTGAAAAGCGTATTCAATTTCGTCAAGAATCATATCAAAACAGAACAATTGGCTTCTTAGCGGAAAGGTTGACAAATATTTACTTTCACCACAACGTTTATAAAGTGAAACATTACCAAATTGCTTTTATAGAAGACTAA
- the glf gene encoding UDP-galactopyranose mutase produces MKTKYDYVIVGSGLFGAVFAYKMNQAGHKCLVIDKRDHQGGNIYCENVEGINVHKYGPHIFHTNSKEVWDFVNQFVEFNHFRYSPLANYKGTLYNLPFNMHTFYQFWGTQTPEEAKQKIEEQKAELNIKKPQNLEEQAISLVGNDVYERLIKGYTEKQWGRNAKDLPSFIIKRLPVRYTYDNNYFNDKYQGIPIGGYNKLIDGLLEGIDVQLNTDYFENKSSFDEMGTKVVYTGKIDEFFDYQLGYLNYRSLRFESETLDKANHQGIAAINYTEREVPYTRIIEHKHFEYGTQDKTVITKEYPQEWDKDKEPYYPVNDETNSSLYNRYKKLAEAENNVIFGGRLAEYKYYDMHQVIASALKRAEKELGL; encoded by the coding sequence ATGAAGACTAAATATGATTACGTTATTGTAGGTTCAGGTCTGTTTGGAGCTGTATTCGCCTACAAAATGAATCAAGCAGGGCATAAATGTCTTGTTATTGATAAAAGAGACCACCAAGGTGGTAACATCTACTGTGAAAATGTTGAAGGCATTAATGTTCATAAATACGGACCTCATATTTTCCATACCAACAGTAAAGAAGTATGGGATTTTGTGAATCAGTTTGTAGAATTCAATCATTTTAGATACTCTCCTCTGGCAAACTACAAAGGCACTTTATACAACCTGCCTTTTAACATGCACACTTTCTATCAATTTTGGGGAACACAAACTCCAGAAGAAGCAAAACAAAAAATTGAAGAACAAAAAGCAGAGTTAAACATCAAAAAGCCTCAGAATTTAGAGGAACAAGCTATTTCGTTAGTAGGAAATGATGTTTACGAACGCTTAATCAAAGGATATACCGAAAAACAATGGGGAAGAAATGCTAAAGATCTTCCATCATTTATTATCAAAAGATTGCCGGTAAGATATACTTACGATAACAATTACTTTAACGATAAATATCAAGGTATTCCTATTGGTGGATATAATAAATTAATTGATGGTTTATTAGAAGGTATCGATGTTCAATTGAATACGGATTACTTCGAGAACAAATCATCTTTTGATGAAATGGGTACTAAAGTGGTCTATACTGGTAAGATCGACGAGTTCTTCGATTATCAATTGGGCTATTTGAATTACAGAAGTCTTCGCTTTGAGTCGGAAACTTTAGACAAGGCGAACCATCAAGGTATAGCAGCAATAAACTATACTGAAAGAGAAGTTCCATACACTCGTATTATCGAACACAAACATTTTGAGTATGGCACTCAAGATAAAACGGTAATAACTAAAGAATATCCTCAAGAGTGGGACAAAGATAAAGAGCCTTATTACCCTGTTAACGACGAAACAAATTCTTCACTATATAACCGCTACAAAAAACTAGCAGAAGCTGAAAATAATGTGATATTTGGTGGCCGTTTGGCTGAATACAAATATTACGATATGCATCAAGTGATTGCTTCTGCATTAAAACGAGCTGAAAAAGAATTAGGCCTATGA
- a CDS encoding polyprenol monophosphomannose synthase: MKENLVITPTYNEIENIELIIRAVMNLDTPFDMLIVDDGSPDGTGAKVKELMQEFDGRLFLEERTEKNGLGTAYIHGFKWAMERDYQYVYEMDADFSHNPNDLPKLYKACKEEGNDMAVGSRYKSGVNVVNWPMGRVLMSYFASKYVQFITGLPINDTTAGFKCYTNRVLKTLLNNDKIHFVGYAFQIEMKFKTWKYGYKIQEVPIIFTDRTRGESKMSTKIFKEAFFGVIFLKIRSYFRKFHRYED, from the coding sequence GTGAAAGAAAATCTAGTAATAACACCAACATATAATGAGATCGAGAATATTGAACTGATCATCAGAGCAGTTATGAATCTCGATACACCCTTCGACATGCTAATTGTAGACGATGGGTCGCCTGACGGTACAGGAGCAAAAGTAAAAGAATTGATGCAAGAATTTGATGGCCGTTTGTTTTTGGAAGAAAGAACCGAAAAAAATGGTTTAGGTACTGCATATATTCATGGCTTCAAATGGGCAATGGAAAGAGATTATCAATACGTTTATGAAATGGATGCTGATTTCTCTCATAACCCTAACGACCTACCTAAACTTTACAAAGCTTGCAAAGAAGAGGGGAACGATATGGCTGTTGGTTCTCGATACAAATCGGGAGTAAATGTAGTCAACTGGCCTATGGGAAGAGTTTTAATGTCCTACTTTGCTAGTAAATATGTTCAGTTTATTACTGGATTACCAATTAACGATACCACTGCAGGTTTTAAATGCTACACTAACAGAGTCTTAAAAACACTCCTTAATAACGATAAAATTCATTTCGTAGGGTATGCTTTCCAAATCGAAATGAAATTCAAAACCTGGAAATACGGATACAAAATTCAAGAAGTGCCGATCATCTTTACAGACCGTACTCGCGGTGAATCAAAGATGTCCACTAAAATATTTAAAGAAGCTTTCTTTGGGGTAATTTTCTTAAAAATTAGAAGTTACTTCCGAAAATTTCATCGATATGAAGACTAA
- a CDS encoding glycosyltransferase family protein, with product MKVTGFSFIKNAIKYDYPVLEAITSILPLCDEFVVAVGNCDDGTRELIENIDPKIRIIDTIWDESLKTGGSVLADETNKAFKEISKDTDWCFYIQGDEALHEDFIPTVKEAMLKYKDDKNVDGLLFKYKHFYGSYDYIGSSTKWYRHEIRVIKNNPEIYSYRDAQGFRKGDNEKLRVKPINAFIYHYGWVRPPEKMMAKQSNFSSLYNNGTPSIEGAEFDYSEIDSLALFDGSHPKVMQNRIQKKNWKFDQDISIKNYSLKEKVKQFVMKLTGGYIIGEYKNYIKI from the coding sequence ATGAAAGTAACCGGTTTTAGTTTTATAAAAAACGCCATTAAGTACGATTATCCTGTTCTAGAAGCAATCACATCAATTTTACCACTTTGTGATGAATTTGTTGTTGCTGTTGGTAACTGTGATGATGGAACAAGAGAACTCATAGAGAACATTGACCCAAAAATCAGAATTATTGATACAATTTGGGACGAATCTTTAAAAACAGGCGGTAGTGTCTTAGCCGACGAAACTAACAAAGCATTTAAAGAGATTTCTAAAGACACTGATTGGTGTTTCTATATTCAAGGAGACGAAGCTCTACACGAAGACTTTATCCCTACGGTAAAAGAAGCCATGTTAAAATACAAAGACGATAAAAATGTCGATGGCTTACTTTTTAAATACAAGCACTTTTATGGATCGTATGATTATATTGGTTCTTCCACTAAATGGTATCGACATGAAATTCGTGTGATTAAAAATAATCCTGAAATATATTCATACCGTGATGCACAAGGATTCAGAAAAGGAGATAACGAAAAGTTAAGGGTAAAACCTATTAATGCTTTCATTTATCATTATGGTTGGGTACGCCCTCCAGAGAAAATGATGGCTAAGCAAAGTAACTTCAGTTCATTATACAACAACGGTACACCATCAATTGAAGGTGCTGAGTTCGATTATTCTGAAATCGATTCTTTAGCTCTTTTTGATGGCTCTCACCCTAAAGTGATGCAGAATAGAATTCAAAAAAAGAATTGGAAATTTGATCAAGATATTAGTATCAAAAACTATTCACTTAAGGAGAAAGTAAAACAGTTTGTGATGAAACTGACAGGAGGATATATTATTGGTGAGTATAAAAATTATATTAAAATATAA
- the moeB gene encoding HesA/MoeB/ThiF family protein codes for MLTKEEYKRYDRHIRLKEIGVEGQQKLKDATILIIGAGGLGCPVSQYLAAAGVGHIILVDHDEVSISNLQRQIMFTTEDVGKPKAEVIQKRLNAMNPHVKVTTILKQFNKENALEIIALADIVVDGTDNFSSRYLINDACVIQNKPLVSASIQGFDGQLSVFNYQDGPTYRCIFPNPPSAEEAPNCNEIGVVGAMVGVLGTMQATEVVKLITNVGKCLSGELLLINGLNMSFQTLRFKKNPKVANISTLGDYNFDFCAVPDDDIEITYSQLEELLTEEGTVLVDVRETYEREIDDIGGIHIPLADLEDSIDEIPTAKNVVFYCQSGKRSMMAVDIFKENALNSPNIFSLKGGMELL; via the coding sequence ATGTTGACAAAAGAAGAATACAAAAGATACGACAGACACATCCGTTTAAAAGAAATAGGTGTAGAAGGACAGCAAAAATTGAAAGACGCTACTATTTTAATTATTGGAGCAGGTGGCTTGGGATGCCCAGTCTCTCAATATTTAGCAGCTGCAGGCGTTGGACATATTATTTTGGTGGATCATGACGAAGTATCGATTTCCAATCTTCAACGTCAAATTATGTTTACGACAGAGGATGTCGGAAAACCGAAAGCTGAAGTGATTCAGAAAAGGTTAAATGCCATGAACCCTCATGTGAAAGTGACAACAATTCTAAAGCAATTCAATAAAGAGAATGCCTTAGAGATTATCGCTTTAGCAGATATTGTAGTGGATGGAACCGACAACTTCTCTTCTCGTTATCTTATCAATGATGCTTGTGTGATTCAGAATAAGCCTTTAGTTTCTGCTTCTATCCAAGGATTTGATGGTCAACTTTCTGTATTTAATTACCAAGACGGGCCAACTTACCGCTGCATTTTTCCTAATCCTCCTTCTGCAGAAGAAGCACCCAACTGTAATGAAATTGGAGTAGTTGGAGCGATGGTGGGTGTATTGGGGACAATGCAGGCAACAGAAGTCGTAAAACTAATCACAAATGTTGGTAAGTGTTTAAGTGGCGAACTTTTGTTGATAAATGGCTTAAATATGAGTTTTCAAACGCTCAGGTTTAAGAAAAACCCAAAAGTTGCCAACATATCCACATTGGGTGATTATAATTTTGATTTTTGTGCGGTCCCTGATGATGATATCGAAATCACTTATTCACAATTGGAGGAGTTACTCACAGAAGAGGGAACAGTGTTGGTAGATGTTAGAGAAACCTACGAAAGAGAAATTGATGATATTGGAGGTATTCACATTCCACTAGCAGACCTAGAGGATAGCATCGATGAAATTCCTACAGCTAAAAACGTAGTCTTTTATTGCCAATCTGGAAAAAGAAGTATGATGGCAGTCGATATCTTTAAAGAAAATGCCCTAAATTCTCCTAATATTTTCAGTTTAAAAGGAGGTATGGAGTTATTATAA
- the thiH gene encoding 2-iminoacetate synthase ThiH: MYQDLFYQHNWDDVKASIYSKTAHDVERALGKEKRTLEDFKALISPAAAPYLEQMAQLSHQLTKKRFGNTIQMYTPMYLSNECQNICTYCGFSLDNKVRRRTLSDEEIIREAEAIRGMGFEHILLVTGEANRTVGVQYIKKAIELVKPYFSHIAMEVQPMDQDEYEELIEAGLNTVLVYQETYHKEDYKKHHPKGKKSNFDYRVDTPDRLGKAGIHKIGLGVLIGLEDWRTDSFFTAAHLDYLERTYWQTKYSISFPRLRPFSGGLEPKVEMTDRELVQLICAYRLFDEEVELSLSTREHPIFRDNIIKLGITSASAGSKTNPGGYVVEPESLEQFEISDERSAEEFAEMVKSQGYEVVWKDWDLALQ, translated from the coding sequence ATGTACCAAGATTTATTCTATCAGCATAATTGGGACGATGTTAAAGCTAGCATCTACTCAAAAACTGCTCATGATGTAGAAAGAGCATTGGGAAAAGAGAAAAGAACTTTGGAAGATTTCAAAGCATTGATCTCTCCTGCTGCTGCTCCGTATCTTGAGCAAATGGCACAATTGAGTCATCAACTCACTAAGAAGAGATTCGGTAATACGATTCAGATGTACACACCGATGTATCTTTCGAATGAGTGTCAGAATATATGTACTTACTGTGGTTTCTCTTTGGACAATAAAGTGAGAAGAAGAACTTTATCCGACGAGGAAATCATTCGTGAGGCAGAAGCCATCAGAGGAATGGGCTTTGAGCATATTCTTTTGGTTACCGGTGAGGCCAACAGAACAGTTGGTGTTCAGTATATCAAAAAAGCTATTGAATTAGTTAAACCTTACTTTTCTCATATCGCCATGGAAGTTCAACCTATGGATCAAGATGAATATGAGGAATTGATTGAAGCAGGTTTGAATACCGTATTGGTATATCAAGAGACCTACCACAAAGAGGATTATAAAAAACATCACCCGAAGGGGAAAAAATCGAATTTTGACTATAGAGTGGATACACCTGACCGATTAGGAAAAGCGGGTATTCATAAAATTGGATTAGGTGTTTTAATTGGTTTAGAAGATTGGAGAACGGATTCTTTCTTCACTGCCGCTCACCTCGATTATTTAGAAAGAACGTACTGGCAAACAAAATACTCTATCTCTTTCCCTAGATTGAGACCTTTCTCTGGTGGATTGGAACCTAAAGTGGAAATGACCGATAGAGAATTAGTTCAGCTTATCTGTGCCTACAGATTATTTGATGAAGAAGTCGAATTATCTTTATCAACCAGAGAGCATCCGATTTTCAGAGATAACATCATAAAATTGGGAATTACATCTGCAAGTGCAGGATCAAAAACCAATCCTGGTGGATATGTAGTTGAGCCAGAATCATTAGAACAATTCGAAATTTCTGACGAAAGATCAGCAGAGGAGTTTGCTGAGATGGTGAAGAGTCAGGGATACGAAGTAGTCTGGAAAGACTGGGACTTGGCATTGCAGTAG
- a CDS encoding thiazole synthase, whose translation MDQLVIADKTFNSRLFTGTGKFMSNELMEQSLLASGSELVTVALKRVDVDNPEDDVLAHLKHDQFNLLPNTSGARTAKEAVFAAQLAREALGTNWVKLEIHPDPKYLMPDPIETLQAAEEMVKQGFVVLPYIHADPVLCKRLEDVGCAAVMPLGAPIGSNKGLKTLDFLEIIIEQSNVPVVVDAGIGAPSHAAHAMELGADAVLVNTAIAVAGDPVAMGKAFGQAVEAGRAAHLAQVAQPRVTAEASSPLTGFLNQL comes from the coding sequence ATGGATCAATTAGTAATTGCAGATAAAACATTCAACTCTAGACTATTTACAGGTACAGGTAAATTTATGTCTAATGAGTTGATGGAACAATCACTTTTAGCATCAGGATCAGAATTGGTGACTGTTGCATTAAAAAGAGTGGATGTTGATAATCCAGAAGATGATGTATTAGCTCATCTAAAACACGATCAGTTTAATTTATTACCTAACACTTCTGGTGCTAGAACAGCTAAAGAAGCAGTATTCGCTGCACAATTGGCTAGAGAAGCACTAGGAACTAACTGGGTAAAATTAGAAATCCACCCCGACCCAAAATACTTGATGCCAGACCCTATCGAAACGCTACAGGCGGCAGAAGAAATGGTAAAACAAGGTTTTGTGGTACTTCCTTATATCCATGCAGATCCAGTTTTATGTAAACGCTTGGAAGATGTAGGATGTGCAGCAGTGATGCCTTTAGGTGCCCCAATCGGAAGTAACAAAGGTTTAAAAACTTTGGATTTCCTAGAAATCATCATAGAACAAAGTAATGTTCCTGTAGTTGTAGATGCAGGTATCGGCGCTCCATCTCACGCGGCACATGCCATGGAATTGGGTGCAGATGCAGTGCTTGTCAACACAGCAATTGCCGTCGCAGGTGATCCAGTAGCAATGGGTAAAGCATTTGGTCAAGCAGTAGAAGCAGGTCGTGCAGCACACTTAGCACAAGTGGCACAGCCGAGGGTGACTGCCGAAGCAAGTTCGCCTTTGACGGGATTCTTAAATCAACTTTAG
- a CDS encoding thiamine phosphate synthase, which yields MISKLHYISTEKKDKNHLQHIKEACEAGCRWIQLRAKEVTEEEYIALGIEAKKITDQYNAVLLINDKPEVAKAIGADGVHVGKEDISPATAREILGENKIVGGTANTIEDIQRLYDFGVDYIGLGPFRFTQTKKKLSPILGLDGYQSLLDECKNRGIDTPIIAIGGIETADVKSILSTGIYGVAVSGLIANAPQPEKVVSELEVELAL from the coding sequence ATGATTAGTAAACTGCACTACATATCCACAGAAAAAAAAGACAAAAACCACCTTCAACATATCAAAGAAGCGTGTGAGGCAGGTTGTCGATGGATACAATTAAGAGCAAAGGAAGTCACCGAAGAAGAATATATAGCCTTAGGAATTGAGGCGAAAAAAATCACAGATCAGTACAACGCTGTTTTACTGATTAATGATAAACCTGAAGTAGCCAAAGCAATTGGTGCTGATGGTGTTCACGTAGGTAAAGAGGATATCTCTCCGGCAACAGCTCGAGAAATTCTAGGTGAAAATAAAATTGTTGGAGGCACTGCCAATACGATCGAAGATATTCAGCGATTGTATGATTTTGGTGTCGACTACATCGGTCTTGGTCCTTTTAGATTTACACAAACAAAGAAGAAGTTAAGCCCAATTTTAGGACTTGATGGTTACCAAAGCTTATTAGATGAATGTAAAAACAGAGGTATCGATACACCAATCATTGCCATTGGAGGTATTGAAACTGCAGATGTTAAAAGCATTTTATCGACAGGTATTTATGGTGTAGCCGTTTCTGGTTTAATAGCAAACGCACCTCAACCAGAAAAAGTCGTTTCTGAATTGGAAGTAGAATTGGCATTGTAA
- a CDS encoding hydroxymethylpyrimidine/phosphomethylpyrimidine kinase: MENFRPFALSLAGFDPSGGAGVLSDIKTFEAHDVQGFGVTTAITYQTAEDFIGMNWMSADVVTAQLLPLIEKYPLSAMKIGIVEDFHLMSNWIGLVKGFFPTCKIVLDPVLRASAGYDFHDENTIKWLDKVLNSIDLITPNWKEMEILANGGDVLEKAKELSQKTHVLLKGGHHPTHKGDDILLYKGQEIVIEGKDINAYEKHGSGCVLSSAIAGHLAHGKSIEEACRRGKDYIENFLESDPSRLGQHTVLVQHD; encoded by the coding sequence ATGGAGAACTTTAGACCTTTCGCTTTAAGCCTTGCTGGTTTTGATCCTTCTGGAGGAGCAGGTGTATTGTCGGATATCAAAACTTTTGAAGCACACGATGTGCAAGGGTTTGGTGTAACTACTGCAATTACCTATCAAACGGCAGAGGATTTTATTGGCATGAACTGGATGAGCGCCGATGTTGTTACCGCACAATTACTTCCGTTGATTGAGAAATATCCTTTATCGGCAATGAAAATTGGTATCGTGGAAGATTTCCATTTGATGTCCAATTGGATTGGTTTAGTAAAAGGTTTCTTCCCCACTTGTAAAATAGTACTTGATCCTGTATTGAGAGCAAGTGCCGGTTACGACTTTCATGATGAAAACACCATCAAATGGTTAGATAAAGTGTTGAACTCTATCGATTTGATTACTCCAAACTGGAAAGAAATGGAGATCTTAGCCAATGGTGGCGATGTTCTTGAAAAAGCAAAAGAGTTAAGTCAAAAAACGCATGTTTTGCTAAAAGGTGGACATCACCCTACCCATAAAGGCGACGATATTCTGTTGTATAAAGGTCAGGAGATAGTGATTGAAGGAAAGGACATTAACGCATATGAAAAACATGGTTCAGGTTGTGTGTTATCTTCAGCGATAGCAGGACATCTGGCACATGGTAAATCTATTGAAGAGGCTTGTCGAAGAGGTAAAGATTACATCGAAAACTTTTTAGAGAGTGATCCTAGCCGCCTTGGACAACATACCGTTTTAGTCCAACATGATTAG
- a CDS encoding thiamine phosphate synthase — translation MLVGITKPTFFHDEAAQICFWLEHGIDVIHIRKPEASIKEIRMLLEVIPTAYFPQLTLHQHHDLVEEFNLGGVHFREPERIKISEDQLIYWKNRGKRLSSSVHQTEEIVYIPELFDYLFLSPVFDSISKKGYQSNKAILNTMKTSSFSRQMIALGGISPQTIPMLDGTSFNGAALLGYLWEDSSAKLLSKSTELLTTWRTLDLSL, via the coding sequence ATGCTAGTAGGAATCACAAAGCCCACATTTTTTCATGATGAAGCCGCTCAAATCTGTTTTTGGTTAGAGCATGGCATCGATGTGATTCACATTCGAAAGCCTGAAGCTTCTATCAAAGAAATAAGAATGTTGCTTGAGGTGATTCCTACTGCTTACTTTCCTCAACTCACTTTACATCAACATCATGATTTGGTGGAAGAGTTTAATTTAGGCGGTGTTCACTTTAGAGAACCTGAAAGGATTAAGATTTCTGAAGATCAGTTAATTTATTGGAAAAATAGGGGCAAAAGGTTGAGTTCTTCTGTTCATCAAACAGAAGAGATTGTCTATATACCAGAACTTTTTGATTACCTCTTTCTGAGTCCTGTCTTTGATAGTATCTCTAAAAAAGGATATCAGTCAAACAAAGCCATTCTGAATACAATGAAAACCTCTTCGTTTTCACGTCAAATGATCGCTTTAGGAGGCATATCTCCTCAGACAATTCCAATGCTAGACGGCACCTCTTTTAATGGAGCTGCTCTTTTAGGATATCTATGGGAGGATTCATCCGCTAAATTACTTTCAAAATCAACTGAATTATTAACAACATGGAGAACTTTAGACCTTTCGCTTTAA